One genomic segment of Mercenaria mercenaria strain notata unplaced genomic scaffold, MADL_Memer_1 contig_2189, whole genome shotgun sequence includes these proteins:
- the LOC123535649 gene encoding uncharacterized protein LOC123535649: protein MSGTQASQWEGHLAEVMWRAEVKGRKYENFFDLLRSVYTLEGPPHYQYTTPLFDSWPGPVCSDLNNWTLEPEVTDAGSEVTTSSDEEDAESRPVEKVPSTSAPSGSVENPLMLSSTSDEDNLTAGQRQSSTRTLKPETVALISELFSDSSLDDTVVEPAVLPSPEQVRCQPSTGACADVRRKEGQIRKKNRTDNVCHPKGYAPTSSKPKGKGKGKSTSEKRSKNPYSKSNFLVCSSSDDDFQ from the coding sequence ATGTCCGGCACTCAAGCCTCCCAGTGGGAAGGTCATTTGGCAGAAGTAATGTGGAGGGCTGAGGTGAAGGGGAGAAAATACGAGAATTTCTTTGATCTGCTAAGGTCTGTATACACTTTAGAAGGCCCACCGCATTACCAGTATACAACACCTCTGTTTGACTCTTGGCCGGGACCAGTATGCAGTGACCTCAACAACTGGACTTTAGAGCCAGAAGTAACTGATGCTGGAAGCGAAGTTACAACTTCTTCTGATGAGGAAGACGCTGAATCCAGGCCTGTTGAAAAGGTACCTTCTACATCTGCACCTTCCGGCTCGGTAGAAAATCCATTGATGCTAAGTTCAACATCAGATGAAGACAATCTTACAGCTGGTCAAAGACAAAGTTCTACGAGAACACTAAAGCCTGAAACTGTGGCCTTAATTTCAGAGTTATTTTCTGACAGTTCTTTAGATGATACAGTTGTTGAGCCAGCAGTTTTACCATCACCTGAACAGGTGAGATGTCAACCTTCTACAGGCGCGTGTGCCGATGTTAGGCGGAAAGAAGGGCAAATTAGAAAAAAGAATAGAACTGATAATGTATGCCATCCCAAAGGATATGCGCCCACATCATCAAAGCCAAAAGGGAAAGGGAAAGGGAAATCAACATcagaaaaaagaa